A part of Olleya sp. Bg11-27 genomic DNA contains:
- a CDS encoding formimidoylglutamase: MDKLILLNNSIANKILNIRSGETKFGEHAQFLTSVSNIYDTLKALDVSYVIFGIPEDVGVFANHGKPGTSSTWDATIKILLNTQSNAFNLSEKVLILGHLDFSTEQEELSKLKQDHPKHITKARKLVTEIDKHVVDLISTIVSAGKIPIAIGGGHNNAYGMIKGTSLALKQPVNSINFDAHTDFRALEGRHSGNGFSYAYAEGFLKRYFVFGLHENYTSSDILSQFNENKHLDYNTYEAIAVRHEKKFQGELHRAEAHVNKSKFGIEIDCDAILNTPSSAQTPSGFSVEKTRQFLHHFAALDNVNYLHICEAVAKKKNATQTGKLITYLITDFIRSNSKTND; this comes from the coding sequence ATGGATAAATTAATTTTATTAAATAATTCGATCGCAAATAAAATACTTAATATACGTTCTGGCGAAACTAAATTTGGTGAACATGCCCAATTTTTAACCAGTGTTTCCAATATATACGACACACTTAAAGCTTTGGACGTTTCTTATGTTATATTTGGTATCCCTGAAGACGTCGGTGTTTTTGCAAACCACGGAAAACCAGGAACTTCATCTACTTGGGATGCTACAATTAAAATTTTATTAAATACCCAAAGTAATGCATTTAACCTCTCGGAAAAAGTTTTAATACTTGGTCATCTAGATTTTAGCACAGAACAGGAAGAACTGTCTAAACTAAAACAAGACCATCCAAAACATATTACTAAAGCAAGAAAATTAGTAACCGAAATAGATAAGCACGTCGTAGACCTAATATCAACTATTGTAAGTGCTGGTAAAATCCCCATTGCTATTGGTGGCGGACACAATAATGCTTACGGAATGATTAAAGGTACTAGTTTGGCTTTAAAACAGCCTGTAAATAGTATTAATTTTGATGCGCATACAGATTTTAGAGCTTTAGAAGGCAGACATAGCGGTAATGGGTTTAGTTATGCTTACGCCGAAGGTTTTTTAAAACGTTACTTTGTTTTTGGATTACACGAAAATTATACGTCGTCAGATATTCTTAGCCAATTTAATGAGAATAAACATTTAGATTACAATACGTATGAAGCAATTGCTGTAAGACATGAAAAGAAATTTCAGGGCGAACTACATCGCGCTGAGGCACATGTTAATAAATCTAAATTTGGTATAGAAATAGATTGTGACGCCATATTAAATACACCTAGTAGCGCCCAAACACCTAGTGGCTTTTCAGTTGAAAAAACAAGACAATTTTTACATCACTTCGCTGCGCTTGACAATGTAAATTATTTGCATATTTGCGAAGCTGTTGCCAAAAAGAAGAATGCAACGCAAACAGGCAAACTTATAACTTATTTAATCACTGATTTTATACGCTCTAATTCTAAAACAAATGACTAA
- a CDS encoding chromosome partitioning protein ParA, with product MANNTASTGLKVALGIALALFIGTGIYTSSLYKDKKQNELELTQQKNDVLKDLNVMASKYDVALSENQVTNQNLVEARERIKGLIDSVQVSETNVKNLRRYYNKYNSLKREMDALLTENDRLKVENMHLATTLDSTNVRFEESRVFNDSLLIQNTALARVVENAAVLTTANLKGFGVIERNNGKLIPTERAGRSDKIRVCFTVAKNRLVQEGNKEFYIQVIDPSRKILGVNGQVTFEEQTLNYSIISKFNYENGNLDICEFVTNNTGSDFEKGRYQVNVFSANELVSSSEFTLK from the coding sequence ATGGCAAATAACACCGCAAGTACAGGGTTAAAAGTAGCGTTAGGTATCGCTTTAGCATTATTTATTGGTACGGGTATTTACACTTCGTCTTTATATAAAGACAAAAAACAAAATGAACTAGAGTTAACACAACAAAAAAATGATGTGTTAAAAGACTTAAATGTAATGGCATCCAAATATGATGTTGCTTTAAGCGAAAATCAAGTAACAAATCAAAATTTAGTAGAAGCGAGAGAACGTATTAAAGGCTTAATCGATTCTGTACAAGTTTCTGAAACAAATGTTAAGAATTTACGTCGTTATTATAATAAATACAATTCTCTAAAAAGAGAAATGGATGCGTTATTAACAGAAAATGATAGATTAAAGGTTGAAAACATGCATTTAGCGACTACTTTAGATAGTACTAATGTAAGATTTGAAGAAAGCAGAGTTTTTAATGATTCGCTTTTAATACAAAATACGGCATTGGCAAGAGTTGTAGAGAATGCAGCAGTATTAACCACAGCAAATCTAAAAGGTTTTGGAGTTATAGAGCGTAATAATGGTAAATTAATACCAACAGAACGCGCAGGACGTAGCGATAAAATTAGAGTATGTTTTACAGTCGCAAAAAACAGATTAGTACAAGAAGGAAATAAAGAGTTTTACATACAAGTTATAGATCCTAGTAGAAAAATTTTAGGTGTTAATGGGCAAGTTACATTTGAAGAACAAACACTTAACTACAGTATAATTAGTAAGTTTAATTACGAAAATGGAAATTTAGATATTTGTGAATTTGTTACAAACAACACAGGTAGTGATTTCGAAAAAGGACGTTACCAAGTTAATGTCTTTAGTGCAAACGAATTAGTATCGAGCTCTGAATTTACCCTCAAATAG
- a CDS encoding GNAT family N-acetyltransferase has translation MSTKLEIIPFDNIYSNDFYVLNREWLETYFYIEPFDEAVLSNPKDHIIDKGGFIFFAKLDTQIVGTYAFMPLKDQSGFELTKMAVSPNLRGQKIGQQLLTHCLNFAKINHFSRLLLYSNTTLENAIYLYKKIGFKEIPLEKESPYKRSDIKMEFDLNA, from the coding sequence ATGTCTACAAAACTAGAAATAATACCTTTTGATAATATTTACTCTAATGATTTTTATGTTTTAAACAGAGAATGGTTAGAGACCTACTTTTATATCGAGCCCTTTGACGAGGCTGTTTTAAGCAACCCAAAAGATCATATCATTGATAAGGGTGGTTTTATCTTTTTTGCCAAACTAGATACTCAAATTGTAGGAACTTATGCGTTTATGCCTTTAAAAGACCAATCTGGATTTGAGTTGACAAAAATGGCTGTTTCTCCTAATTTGAGAGGTCAAAAAATAGGTCAACAATTACTAACGCATTGTCTAAATTTTGCTAAAATAAATCACTTTTCACGGTTATTACTTTATTCTAACACTACTTTAGAAAATGCAATCTATTTATATAAAAAAATAGGCTTTAAAGAAATTCCTCTTGAAAAAGAGTCACCTTACAAACGATCAGATATTAAGATGGAATTTGATTTAAATGCATAA
- a CDS encoding Crp/Fnr family transcriptional regulator, giving the protein MFEKGEKYYIEIYNYITSFYPMSKDSFDQMLSASSCKQLKAGDVLVDSGDVPSKIYMLNKGVMRSYVRLENGKEVTKSLFLPIIILASFDALLNQSPSNSIYESLTDCDIFVLEYFEFKALCESNIEILGFYAKFLETLICEKDKKHIELLTMGGKARYLNLRKMIPNIDNLIPQYQIAKYLSITPVQLSRIRSKL; this is encoded by the coding sequence ATGTTTGAGAAGGGAGAAAAATATTATATTGAAATATATAATTATATAACTTCATTTTACCCCATGTCTAAGGACTCTTTTGATCAGATGTTAAGTGCTTCTAGTTGTAAACAGCTAAAAGCAGGTGATGTTCTTGTTGATTCCGGTGATGTGCCAAGTAAAATTTATATGTTAAATAAAGGCGTCATGCGCTCTTACGTTAGATTGGAGAATGGAAAAGAGGTGACTAAATCACTTTTTTTACCTATTATAATCTTGGCTTCTTTTGATGCCTTGCTTAACCAGTCACCCTCTAATAGTATTTATGAATCCTTAACAGATTGTGATATTTTTGTTTTAGAGTATTTTGAGTTTAAGGCATTGTGTGAATCTAATATTGAAATTCTTGGGTTTTATGCCAAATTTTTAGAAACCCTAATATGTGAAAAGGATAAAAAGCATATCGAATTATTAACGATGGGAGGAAAGGCACGTTATTTAAACCTTAGAAAAATGATTCCGAATATAGATAATTTGATACCACAATATCAAATTGCGAAGTATTTGAGCATTACTCCGGTACAACTAAGTCGCATTCGATCTAAATTATAG
- the hutI gene encoding imidazolonepropionase yields the protein MSILITNIQELLQVREENTLKLSGHQMKELPTIKDAYLLIDNDTIVDFGSMIDISNIKADKIIDATGKLVLPTWCDSHTHIVYAGDRSQEFVDRINGLSYEDIANRGGGIINSAKTLQNTSEDELYNQSISRLKSVMKLGTGAIEIKSGYGLTPDAELKMLRVIKRIKKDFPLKVKATFLGAHALPLEYKDNKQGYLDQIINVMLPQIAKENLAHYIDIFCEKGYFDLNDTEQILKAGQQYNLTPKIHVNQFNAFGGIALGVKYNALSVDHLEELNSEDIEVLKGSDTIAVALPSCSYFLSIPYTPGRQIIDAGLPLALASDYNPGSTPSGNMNFVVSTACIKMRLTPEEAINAATINGAYAMGISNQYGSVTKGKKANLIITKPISSYNYLPYAFGDNHIDTVIINGEVI from the coding sequence ATGTCAATACTTATTACAAATATTCAGGAATTACTACAGGTCAGAGAAGAAAATACTTTGAAATTATCTGGACATCAGATGAAAGAATTACCTACTATCAAAGATGCTTATCTATTAATTGATAATGACACTATTGTTGATTTTGGTTCCATGATAGATATAAGTAACATAAAAGCAGATAAAATAATTGATGCTACAGGTAAATTAGTATTACCAACTTGGTGCGACTCACATACACATATTGTTTATGCAGGAGATCGTTCTCAAGAGTTTGTGGATCGTATTAATGGTTTAAGTTATGAAGACATTGCAAATCGTGGCGGAGGTATTATCAATAGTGCCAAAACACTTCAAAACACTTCTGAAGACGAGCTATACAACCAATCCATTTCTCGCTTAAAATCAGTAATGAAACTAGGGACTGGAGCAATCGAAATTAAATCAGGTTACGGACTAACACCGGATGCTGAACTTAAAATGCTTCGCGTTATTAAACGTATTAAAAAAGATTTTCCATTAAAAGTTAAAGCTACTTTTTTAGGAGCCCACGCATTACCTTTAGAATATAAAGATAATAAGCAAGGTTACTTAGATCAGATTATTAATGTTATGCTACCACAAATAGCTAAAGAAAACTTAGCACATTATATTGACATTTTTTGCGAAAAAGGTTACTTTGATCTCAACGATACAGAGCAAATTCTTAAAGCAGGTCAACAGTATAATTTAACACCTAAAATACATGTTAATCAATTTAATGCCTTTGGAGGTATTGCTTTAGGTGTAAAATACAATGCTTTAAGTGTAGACCATTTAGAAGAACTAAATTCTGAAGATATTGAGGTTTTAAAAGGTAGTGATACAATTGCTGTGGCTCTTCCCTCCTGTTCTTATTTTTTAAGCATCCCTTATACGCCCGGAAGACAAATTATTGATGCTGGATTACCTTTAGCTCTAGCCTCCGATTATAACCCTGGCTCAACACCATCTGGAAATATGAATTTTGTGGTGAGTACCGCCTGTATTAAAATGAGACTAACACCAGAAGAAGCTATAAATGCCGCGACTATAAATGGCGCCTATGCAATGGGGATTTCTAATCAATATGGAAGTGTTACTAAAGGTAAAAAAGCAAACCTCATTATTACAAAACCAATTTCTAGTTACAATTATTTACCATACGCTTTTGGTGACAATCATATTGATACTGTAATTATAAATGGGGAAGTTATTTAG